CAACAAATGGATTCCAATTGGACACTCATGAAGATGGGTATGTGTGAACCCAaacaaggattttttttcatCTTACCCAGAAAATTATTTTAGTTGAGAAGTATCCTACAGGGTTTTATTGAGAAACGCCTATTGGCACACTATGAAACTGTAATATATCAAACTGTAATCTATAATATGAGAAGAAGGGATAATTATTAAGTATTGTATACATTCTATTTAAGTTGTAAAATTCATGTAAGTTAAATTAGACTTTTAACTTAGTTCTACTTGCTTTTTCTAAAGTTATTCTCTGACATGCTACAATCAGTACTACAGACTGCTACATGTTACAGACCAGTGAAGACCTTAAGCTTATTAAATCTCAGGAATACCTGCTTTGTTTGACACAGTACTTTACATTATGTAAACATAAGTTCTTCAGTTAAGGAGTTGCATTTGTTATTAGTTGACACTGTAATTCCTGGTTTTGGCATGCTAAGTGAGTCCACTTAGCAGAAATCAGAATAAAGTAAAGCAAGTAAAATTAATATTCATCATCATATTATTTTATACAGAATGTTGACACTGCTAGTTCATGTGAATGTTACAGAAATAGGGCTTGTGTTTTactttctcaggttgcttttgtcCATCCAAGAGAAACAGTAATTTCCATGTAGGGAACAAGGTGATTATCCTTTCCACTTCATGTTGGTTTGAGTTGGCCTTGCTTTAATGTTCGCGATCTTGTGTTTTGGGATTTCCTTTCCTTAGGACTGAAAGACACTCCTACTCAGGAGGACTGGCTTGTAAGTGTACTTCCTCAAGGTTCCAAAGTTGGAGTGGATCCTTCTATTATTCCGGCTGGTGAGTTTGATCTAGTGTTTTCATCTTAGTGTAAAGGGTTAAATTTTCCCACCTCGCCCCGATGTACTATTCACCAATCAACTTTGTTCGATGTGCAGTTAGTGGtatatagcaatagaaatagaccatagacttatatatcgcttcatagtgctttacagcactctgtaagtggtttacagagtcagcctattgccaccaacaatccaggtcctatataaaatattattaactTTCTTTTAGGTTGATGGATGGCAGGGTACAGTTACTTGATAGGATGGGGTCTGCAACATGCCCAATCTGCTGTAGCGAGTAGGTGACCCAGTCCCATTGGTTTGAGATGGTCTCATGCCATGGAAGGCTCTACAGGTGATAGTTGATATCTTGAATTGGACCCAAAAGAAATCTGGCAACCATCGCAGCTTGCACAACAGCAGTATTACATGGAGATTATGTATATGCATCTCAGGAATGCAGCATCTCAGGAATGCATTATGTAACAGATTGTTTCTTTCTGCCTCTTTCAGACCAGTGGAAGAGAATGAACAAAGTTCTGAAATGTGCTGGCCATGTTCTTGTGCCAGTCAAAGATAATTTGATTGATGCCATATGGGCAGATCGGCCACCACGACCTTGTAAGCCTCTGATGACACTAGATTTTAGCTTCACAGGTAAGAGGAATCCAAATATGTTTCTGAATACAGCACTGAACATGGTTTTTCTAACATGATACCTTCCaaattttcagttttttaaaagacAACATCTGGCAGGCAGGTCAGCAGGCTCCTTTTTTAATTCTATCTTGACCAGAGGCACAGGAAATGGGGTGGTTCAGCATAATATTTTGAAATCGCTATTGTGACTTTAACTTTTGCTAACTCATAGATACATAGGTAGTGCTGTCCACTTGTAGCAAGGAAGTTCTTGTCTGTGCACATTTCTGAAATCCAGTTTGGCTGATCTctaattttaattgtttgttgCAGGGATCAGTTGGAGAGAAAAGATTACAGCTCTGCGGGGCAAGATGACTGAGAGGAAGGCTCTCTGGTTTGTTGTGACAGCTTTGGATGATGTTGCTTGTGAGTATCAGTGTGGGCCATTCATCATTATTTATTGCTACGTTGAGTGATTTCTGGGCATTGGCAGTGAAAATAGGTCCAGCAATATGTCGGgactattatttcattttttttcttagacCATGGTTTGCTCACACACAGCTTGttgaaaacaaaccaacaaatataTAATAGGCTGGACTTATAAAATATAGTGAGTTCTAGCCAAGATTTATAAATCACATAGCTGACTTTTCGTAACATCACAATCCCAGATCTAATGAACATCATTGAGACTTAGTGCAGTATGAAAATATAgatcagcagtccccaaacttggcaactttaagacttgtgaacttgagaattctgggagttgaagtccataagccttaaagttgccaagtttgaagacctctgatctagctGGTCAGTAGCAATCCTTTTGAAATGCAGAGATCAGAGGAGTTAGCTGATCAATGCAATTAACAACAAAGAATCAGAGGCTGGTGGTTCCCAGTAATGTTAAGCATCTCAGCATTAGATGGGTGAAGAAGCCCTAGCTCTTGAAGATGTTGGGTACTTTCTTGGAGCTGCCACTCTTTCAAGACTCCCATGCATAGCACTAATTGCAAAGCTGTATTTCTACATTAAGCAAATCTTCAGTGCCTTTTCTAGCGCTAAAGCTGTGGTCAGGCTTTGGGTGGGCTGCTATAAATCAGGATCCAGAAAGAAGGCCAGGTCAGAACTAAATTTGTTGTCATTTGATTCTCATTTTTTGTTTTCTGTACCAAACACAACTTGAAAACAGTTTCCAGTGCAGCCTAATAGCGCCATCTTGTGGCAGAAGATGTGAAAGGACCAAGAAATTTTATCTGGATCAGGATGTTGGTTAAAAGGTTGGTTGAATGTTAATCAAGGCTTTAACACACTCTTTTTATTGTGATACAGGGCTTTTTAATCTTAGAGGATCAGATGTGGAATACAATTCAGTATTCTTTGCTTATGCTATCATAGGGATAGACACTATCAGGTAAGAAAAACTATAACTTTCTTAGTAGCTTTAGTAATACTtggctgtattttttaaaaatgtacataaaatctttaaaaacaagGTGTTTGTACTAACAAGTGTATGTATTTCCCAATCAGCATTAATGGATCTAATATATGATGCCTTCAACACACATtaagcaattttattttattttttgaagttCTTGATTGATTTTCTGTGATAATTTCTACCTGATGTTTGTTTAGTTTTCATTAACAGTAACATTATGacctgtggttagaatgcagtattgcaggcaaactttgcccacagccaggagttcgatcctgactggctcaaggttgacacatcCTTACGAGGtctcgataaaatgaggacccagattgttgggggcagaatactgcctctgtaaaccacttagagaggttgtaaagcactgtaaagtggtacataagtgctattgctattatctagCACCTGATAGAGTTCATCACTTTTTGCTCAAACATTTTTTATGTAGAAACATTGCATTAAAATTACCACTTAACATTATATTGTTACCtgcttttaaaagtattttaggAAGATTTGAACagaatgttatgtattgtttttgagcTTGAATAACAGTTGAACTGTACCATGAGTAGAATCTGATTTGGATATAATCCCTAAGTAATATTtcttaaatttgatttgattggattggattggattggattggtatgccgcccctctccgtagactcggggcggctaacaacagtagtaaacagcatatgacaatccaatattaaaacagttaaaaacccttattgtaaaaccaaacatacatacagacataccatgcataaaattgtaaaggcctagggggaaagagtatctcaattacTTTTCTGAGTAGTATTATCTTAAAGACATTGTAGTAATTTATCAATAAATGACATCAATTTCTTTAACACTTTCCCGGTGACCCTACATAAATATAAAGATGTAGTTGTTTCCCCTTTATTAAAGGGGCAGGTTGTCCCAGAAATGTCATCTTTTGCTTCCATTCTTCTCTTTTAGGTTGTTTATTGATGGCAATCGCTTAGTGGATATAAATGTGAGAGAGCATCTGTTTCTGGATTCTGCTCAGGACCCCGAATTGCATGTGCAAGTACTGCCATACGACTCCATCTTAACAGTTCTGAAATCAATTTGTGAAACTCTTTCTCCACATGAGAAAGTTTGGCTCAGTGATAAAGCCAGCTATGCTGTAACTCAGGCCATTCCCAAGGTGTGTACATACTAATAGGCAATTTATGTCCAAAGTCAAGATCTTGGAAACTTTCTGGAGTTTACAAAAACTCTTATGCAGTTCCATGTTCTAGGTGCACTTGATTTCTTGAATTGGGACTTTTGCCCTTGTCTCCCTTAAATGTCTTTTTCGTATCTTCAGTCCTTTTCTCTAATCTGTGAGGATAATTTTGATTCTGCTCATTACCACTTTTACCCAACTGTTATCATTTGCAGATAGAAGAAGCACCCCCTCTACTTTTTTGTTAAAtcactaatacaaaaaaaatggtATGTGATCCAGGTGTGAACTTGTTTATCCTTAATTTCAATGCTTACAGTCAATCGAGTAATGCTTACATTTAACTGGTTTGCTAATCAGAACAACATGGAAAACTATTTAATGCCTTCctgaaaataatttatatttgtagATGTTCATCAAAGTTACCATActttttgaaaaaacaaacattatAACATTGATCTGGCAGTCTTCCTTGATTAACCCATGCTGGTGTCTGGCAATCACCTTGGACTTCCTTTTCCCCCTCATAGAACATAGCGACAAAATTTGTTATCCTGTAGTTGCCTGCCAGTTCTCTAGTATTTTTTGCAGATGATACATAAAGGTTTGACAAGGCCATTAGGAAGTTCTTTCAGCAGCCTATTATGCAATTATTCTGACCTTGAAAATTTAAATTTTTGATTAAAAATTTATTCCCTGATCGTGTCTCTCcattttaagccttaatattacTATTTATTCTGCTGTTTACAATTATCTTTCACACATGGGAGAAAAATGAGCCAAAATAGCTTTACaatattccctcgattttcgcgggttcgaacttcgcgaaaagtctataccacggtttttcaaaaatattaattttaaaatactttgcgggttttccccctataccacatttttcccacccaatgacaccatatgtcattgccaaacttttgtctgcttttaataaatatttttttaataaactttaataaataaacatggtgagtaataatctaaatggttgctaagggaatggaaaattgcaatttaggggtttaaagtgttaagggaaggtttgtgatactgttcatagccaaaaatagtatatttacctccgcatctctacttcgcagaaattcgactttcgcgggcggtctcggaacgcatcccccgcgaaaagcgagggaacactgtactcttttgtttcttatcttttaaaattttaatgctCTGAGTTCTGGTCAAGAAGAATATATGTAAATACATTTACATATAAATGTAAAAGAGTCTGGGAATGAATAAATTACCAGATTATGATCCAAGCACAGATATGATGTTGAAGAAAATATAGCTTACTATAGTGACCATGCCATACCACACCTGGACCATCAGGTACTTAGAGGCCTGACCAAACTCTGCTTTTTTGTTTTGTCCATTTTCAGGATCACCGCTACCTCACCCCCTACACTCCAATCTGCATAGCAAAAGCTGTAAAGAATGTGGCAGAAGCTGAAGGCATGAGGAAGGCTCATGTAAGTGATCTGCCTAGTTTCCTAAAGCAACAGCCTTCTGTACaaaaagctgaaaggatgagatATTATGGGAAGGATTGCTTTCATTGCAATTGACTGTTGAAACATATATGATAACCGCTAGGTGGATTATTGCAAATTCTTATACActtttaactgttttattttttcttttaatgacaGATTAAAGATGCTGTTGCATTGTGTGAGCTATTTAATTGGCTGGAGAAGGAGGTACGATTTTACGGTTTTTTGTTATGAGAGGGTATTACTTGGAGTGAACACCTACATGAATAGCATAACAGCATCATGGATCTAGGACAGATATAGACAACGTTGAGCCAAGcaagatgttatttatttattggatttgtatgccgcccctctctggagactcgggtctgctaacagcgacaataaaacagtgtacaatagtaacttggtattagaaatgattaaaaatccattaatataaaaaccagacatacatacatacatacatacatacatacatacatacataccatgcatagaattgtaaaggcctagggggaaagaggattcccccatgcctggcggcagaggtgggtttttatggGTAATGACTAAGcaagatgttatttatttattggatttgtatgccgcccctctctggagactcgggtctgctaacagcgacaataaaacagtgtacaatagtaatttggtattagaaatgattaaaaatccattaatataaaaaccagacatacatacatacataccatgcatagaattgtaaaggcctagggggaaagaggattcccccatgcctggcggcagaggtgggtttttatggGTAATGACTAATGTGGGTCCTGAACGGAGGTGTAATGTGAGTCCAGAAGGGCCATCAAATTGTGGTCCTACATTCTCTGGGGGAGCATAACTTGTTTTGCAATCAGTAATTTTCTTAATAAGTAGCCATTCTGTCTTGTTTGGGTTGAGGCTGTGCCTGTTTCTTCCCATTCATATCCTGAAGAACTCCAGGCATTGTGTGTTTTGTCATCTTCTATTTGGCCCAGAGTGAAGGTACTGGGCATCACCTGCAGATTAATCTCATTCTGAACTGCTGGGTGACACTTCCAGTCTTTATATTCAGCTATGTAGATGTTAAGAGTTGAGAAAGTACCAAATACTGAACACAAGGAAATGAACAAGTAActgtcctctcccctcctttcatCACCAACAGAATTTGCAATTTAGGAAAGAGTAGAAGGATTGGCAAATGTACTTCCAATTCTCATAGGTAGTGCCAAAATATAGCGTGGTcaatagtacagtagtacctctagatacgagtttaattcgttccagaagaaagcttgtatgtcgaacaactcgtatctggaacaaatggctttagactttgtttttcccctccgagataaccagaagcaaggattcttgcgccacctagtggacgctcggctcgtatcccgaatttgagctcgggtctggaacagaaatttctctcccctcgtggctcgtaacttggaatacttgcatgtggagcagctcgtatctagaggtactactgtatgttgAAAGTTGCTCTACCAGTAGTAGTGGTAGTGAAAATCCAGTAGATGAAAATAGTTACATTCCTCCCTCCAAGCCCTACTGCAAGTCGTCAATGAGAGCAACCAATGAAATTTCCATTCTATGTCCAATACAGAAAGTTCATTGAGATATATTCTTCATAACTGATGCATACACATTTTGTAATTATCATTCTACCTATTGAATGCTAAGGGAAGCTAACAATTGCATATCAGAAAAAAATGTAGGTATGCAGAAAATTAAAGTCTGACAGAGGATAtgctattttattcatttaatacAACTTTGTCTGGTGCTTGCCAGGTTCCCAAAGGCAACATTACAGAAATCGTAGCAGCTGATAAAGCAGAGGAATTTCGTAGGTAAGAAAAAAAAGACTAATGTGGGATGTCCTGCGTTACTACAGCCCAGGTTCAGCAAACTGTAGAGATGGTAGGGTCTGTTAGATGATTTCACATGctaaaaaatgaaaacatttgcGTGAGCTTTCATGTGAGAGCAGATTTATTGTACCATTTGGTGGTCTTTCAAAATTTTAGccatttttaattttagaaattaCAATGTTTTGAGGACTGTAAACTCAACTCTACTATACCTTTAAGACAAAATTAATAAACTTGAATACATAACCTATTCTGAAGCACCCCAGCTAACATTTTACTGTTAGTGGATGGAAACATTAATGGGACCATTAGTCTGGCACCTAATTTTTACCCCTTTCAACTTTCCAAACTTAGGTTAATTTCCTACCTATTATTaatttagaacagtggttctcaatgttTTCTTCACCATGGATCCTTTAAATACGTTTTGTGGCCACAGATCATAGCCACGGATCCCCAAGActtaagatttaaatcataacacttCTTCAATCCTTCACAGATCCTCTGTAAAGACATCAtggcccctcccaggagtctgtGGACCACAGTTTGAGAAATACTGTTCTAGAATAAGCTGAACAAGTCCTGGCTTGCAAGTGTTTTCACATCTCCAGGAAGTGGAGTTGTGAAAGATGAAGACTTTGATTGGCCTTTGTTTCTTAGTATTCAGAATTGTGTACCTTTTCCCTATAATAGttcttagtacagtgataccttgtcttacaaacttaattggttccgggatgaggttcttaaggtgaaaagtttgtaagacgaaacaatgtttcccataggaatcaatggaaaagcaattaatgcatacaagcccaaaattcaccccttttgccagctgcagcgcccgtttttgcgctgttgggattcccctgaagctccccttcatgggaaaccccatatctggacttctttgtttttgcgatgctgcaggggaatcctagcatcgcaaaaacgagcgcttcgctggcaacggaagtccggaggtggggtttcccaacgaagggagcatcagtgaaatcgcagcatcgcaaaaacactgaagtcctcgaaaccccacctccggacctctgtgtttttgcgatgctgcaatttcactgaggctcccctcactgggaaaccccacctccggacttccgttgccagcgaagcgcccgtttttgcactgctgggattcccctacagcatcacaaaaacatggaagtccggaggtggggtttcccatggaggggagcctcaggggaatcccagcagcgcaaaaacgggtgcttcgctggcaacgtaagtctggaggcggggcatcccagcggcggcggtgggtttgtaaggtgaaaatagtttgtaagaagaggcaaaaaaatcttaaatcccgggtttgtatctcgaaaagtttgtatgacgaggggtttataagacgaggtatcactgtatttcaaatccCATCCAGCTAAGGGGGAATGACAAAAGAGCAAAAGAGAAGAGGCAAATAGGGTACGGAAGAGGCAGCTGAAGGAAATATTGCTAGGAAGAATTTGAGGCTTTTTCCCGTGATTTGGGCTTGTTTTTTTTAACGAAATGTGTGTCTCTTTCAGGCAGCAAGAGAATTTTGTTGACTTGAGCTTTGCTACCATTTCAAGTACAGGCCCAAATGGTGCTATCATTCACTACAAGTAAGAGCAATAAAAGTCCTTGCACTTAACTGCTGATTGCATAACCAAAAAGTCATATAGAATGATAGTATCTAGCAGCTTATTTCAAAttaagggataaattgattactATAACTGGATTGTGATGAGCAGACCTATTCTTTTCATTCCAACTCATCAAATATAGTCCTTATGTCATTTGAGGCTTCTTAGACTTGAAATTATAATTTCCATTTGTGGTAGCATTATTCTAGACTTCCTGCTATTTAATTTATGTGAGGATTAGAGAATTAGAATCATCATACTGTCTAGGGCTCTCTTTATACCTGTTTGTGAGAGAAGCAACAAAGAAAATTCTGACTTGTGCAACAATCAGCCAGACGTAGAAGCTGGCTTTTAAGATTTTGTTACTTTCTCCTGGCTATTTGTGTGTTCAAAATTATTACTGAGAAACTGTCAAAATGGAATCCTTGTGATTGTTGCCATAGAAGTCTAAAATGGGAGGAGAGGCTTATCCCTGTTGCCAAGGACTGCATGAGTTAGAATTTGAAAAAACTGCCCTTTTTAAGAGAAGACTTAAAAATAGCTTTAGTGACCAACTGAGTCTTGGTCACAGTGCTTGCTTTagaataaaaactaaaaaacagATTTAAACGATGgttaaagaggaaggaaaaggaattgCCACATTTAGGCAGATTCTTCCATATTTACCTATCTTGTGAAAGTATGCAATACATTACATGATAGTTCAATCCAACGGATTAAGTTGtcagtatttatttttatgtttacaGCCTCCTATCTCCCATCTCATCATAGCTATTCTATACAACTAAATAACAACTAAATAAAAAATGTAGAAAATCTATAATAAGTGCTGAGATTAAAAAATCCCCACATCTGATAAACTGTGAACATCTCACAGGGTCGAGCTAACCCAAATTCTAGTGCCTGGGAACAAATCCAAATCTTTAAAGCTTTTTGGAAGGCTGTCAGAGTCAGGGCTAATCTAATATTGGAAGATAAGATGTTCTGAAGGGCAAGTGCCTTCACAGAAGAATCTCACTTTCTGAGTCCCACCAGATGATATTCTTCCATTAGATGAAACCTGTCTTTCCTTCCTGATTGAAGGGGATTGGTAGAGATGATCAGGGAAAGTTACCATGTACtaattttacaaacaaacaaacaaacaaacaaacaagcaagcaagcaagcaaaccaaacaaacaagtgcaaagttatgcatattgaggcaaagaaccccaattatacctaccaactgatggggaccgaGCTTTCTGAGACaccccaagaaagggatcttggggttttggtggacagctcaatgaagatgtcaacccagtgtgcagcagcagtaaaaaaaagcaaattccatgcttggca
This genomic stretch from Erythrolamprus reginae isolate rEryReg1 chromosome 5, rEryReg1.hap1, whole genome shotgun sequence harbors:
- the XPNPEP1 gene encoding xaa-Pro aminopeptidase 1 isoform X3 produces the protein MRAPFLQSIRTMVLKITTELLKQFRQAMKNSKYVSEPIQAYIVPSGDAHQSEYIAPCDCHREFICGFNGSAGTAIITEQYAAMWTDGRYFLQASQQMDSNWTLMKMGLKDTPTQEDWLVSVLPQGSKVGVDPSIIPADQWKRMNKVLKCAGHVLVPVKDNLIDAIWADRPPRPCKPLMTLDFSFTGISWREKITALRGKMTERKALWFVVTALDDVAWLFNLRGSDVEYNSVFFAYAIIGIDTIRLFIDGNRLVDINVREHLFLDSAQDPELHVQVLPYDSILTVLKSICETLSPHEKVWLSDKASYAVTQAIPKDHRYLTPYTPICIAKAVKNVAEAEGMRKAHIKDAVALCELFNWLEKEVPKGNITEIVAADKAEEFRRQQENFVDLSFATISSTGPNGAIIHYKDGTTDVTRTMHFGTPSMYEKECFTYVLKGHIAVSAAIFPNGTKGHLLDSFARSALWDQGLDYLHGTGHGVGAFLNVHEGPCGISYKTFADEPLEAGMIVSDEPGYYEDGSFGIRIENVVIVVPAKTKYNFSNRGSLTFAPLTLVPIQTKMILVHLLTQKECDWLNDYHRKCREVIGPVLEQQGRHEALQWLIRETEPISQTH
- the XPNPEP1 gene encoding xaa-Pro aminopeptidase 1 isoform X2, which encodes MVLKITTELLKQFRQAMKNSKYVSEPIQAYIVPSGDAHQSEYIAPCDCHREFICGFNGSAGTAIITEQYAAMWTDGRYFLQASQQMDSNWTLMKMGLKDTPTQEDWLVSVLPQGSKVGVDPSIIPADQWKRMNKVLKCAGHVLVPVKDNLIDAIWADRPPRPCKPLMTLDFSFTGISWREKITALRGKMTERKALWFVVTALDDVAWLFNLRGSDVEYNSVFFAYAIIGIDTIRLFIDGNRLVDINVREHLFLDSAQDPELHVQVLPYDSILTVLKSICETLSPHEKVWLSDKASYAVTQAIPKDHRYLTPYTPICIAKAVKNVAEAEGMRKAHIKDAVALCELFNWLEKEVPKGNITEIVAADKAEEFRRQQENFVDLSFATISSTGPNGAIIHYKPSPETNRTLSLNEIYLLDSGAQYKDGTTDVTRTMHFGTPSMYEKECFTYVLKGHIAVSAAIFPNGTKGHLLDSFARSALWDQGLDYLHGTGHGVGAFLNVHEGPCGISYKTFADEPLEAGMIVSDEPGYYEDGSFGIRIENVVIVVPAKTKYNFSNRGSLTFAPLTLVPIQTKMILVHLLTQKECDWLNDYHRKCREVIGPVLEQQGRHEALQWLIRETEPISQTH